The Blattabacterium cuenoti genome includes a region encoding these proteins:
- the rpmC gene encoding 50S ribosomal protein L29 gives MKDLDIKTLSIDDLIQKIEVHKNNYQNIKFYNSVEMNKNPMIIRIIRKKIARLKTELNKKINDNRA, from the coding sequence ATGAAAGATTTAGATATAAAAACTTTATCAATTGATGATTTAATTCAAAAAATTGAAGTTCATAAAAATAATTATCAAAATATAAAATTTTACAATTCTGTAGAAATGAATAAAAATCCTATGATTATTAGAATTATTAGGAAAAAAATTGCTAGATTGAAAACAGAATTAAACAAGAAAATAAATGATAATAGAGCATAA
- the rplC gene encoding 50S ribosomal protein L3, which translates to MSGLIVKNIGMTSIFLEDGKRVPCTVVKADPCYVVQIKTIENDGYFSVQLGIDEKKMKKTNKPLFGHFKKAGLSPKKKLLEFKENSVSHFNLGSKISIDLFKEGELVSIKGISKGKGFQGVVKRHNFSGVGERTHGQHNRLRSPGSIGAGSDPSRVFKGKKMAGKMGKRNVTIKNLKILKIDTHQNLIILKGSVPGNKNSYLMINKKKWN; encoded by the coding sequence ATGTCTGGATTAATAGTAAAAAATATAGGAATGACAAGCATCTTCTTGGAAGATGGGAAAAGAGTTCCTTGTACTGTTGTAAAAGCAGACCCTTGTTATGTTGTTCAAATAAAAACAATAGAAAATGATGGCTATTTTTCTGTTCAACTTGGAATTGATGAAAAAAAAATGAAAAAAACTAATAAACCTTTATTCGGTCATTTTAAAAAAGCTGGATTATCTCCGAAAAAAAAACTATTAGAATTTAAAGAGAATTCAGTTTCTCATTTTAATTTAGGAAGCAAAATAAGCATAGACCTTTTTAAAGAAGGAGAATTAGTTAGTATAAAAGGAATTTCTAAAGGAAAGGGATTTCAAGGAGTGGTTAAAAGACATAATTTTTCAGGAGTAGGAGAAAGAACTCATGGGCAACACAATAGATTAAGGTCTCCTGGATCAATAGGAGCGGGATCTGACCCTTCTCGTGTTTTTAAAGGTAAAAAAATGGCCGGAAAAATGGGAAAAAGAAATGTAACTATTAAAAACCTAAAAATATTAAAAATAGATACCCATCAAAATTTGATAATTTTGAAAGGATCAGTTCCAGGAAATAAAAATTCATATTTGATGATTAATAAAAAAAAATGGAATTAA
- the rpsN gene encoding 30S ribosomal protein S14 has translation MSKESVKARQRKREKMVMKYANKRKILKKSKNYELLQKLPKDASPVRLRNRCSITGRSRGYMRLFGVSRIVFRNLVSQGLIPGVKKASW, from the coding sequence ATGTCTAAAGAATCAGTCAAAGCAAGACAAAGGAAAAGAGAAAAAATGGTAATGAAATACGCAAATAAAAGAAAAATTCTAAAAAAATCAAAAAATTATGAACTTTTGCAAAAGTTACCTAAAGATGCTTCTCCTGTTCGTTTAAGAAATAGATGTTCTATTACTGGAAGAAGCAGAGGTTATATGCGTTTGTTTGGTGTTTCTCGTATTGTTTTTAGGAATTTAGTTTCTCAGGGACTAATCCCTGGAGTCAAGAAAGCTAGTTGGTAG
- the fusA gene encoding elongation factor G, with protein MEKDLKYTRNIGIAAHIDAGKTTTTERILFYTGINHKIGEVHDGAATMDWMQQEQERGITITSAATCCEWIYNNKKYQINIIDTPGHVDFTVEVERSMRVLDGMVVLFSAVDGVEPQSETVWRQADKYGIPRIAFVNKMDRQGADFFNVCSQIKKILGASSVPLQLPIGSGDNFIGVVDLITNKAIIWDEKNYGMTYKNHPIPEEMKNIVNDYHNQLIETLSEHDDVIMEKFLYNNYPISEDDIIHSLQKNTIKMKVIPILCGSSFKNKGVQAILDAICRYLPSPLEVKDIVGIHPISEKKEIRKPNENEPFSALAFKIASDPFVGRLAFFRVYSGKIKSGSYSFNARSGNKERISRIYQMHANKQNPIEKIGAGDIAAVVGFKDIKTGDTLCDEKHPILLENILFPDPVIGLAIEPKFKSDIDKMTLALSKLMEEDPTFQVRTDDYTGQTIISGMGELHLEIIVDRMKREFKVEVNQGKPKVEYKEALTNLVEHREIYKKQTGGRGKYADILFKLEPGDIGKSGLIFINKIKGGSIPKEYIPSIEKGCKEMMKNGPLSGYEIDSAKVTILDGSYHSVDSDQLSFEIAGKLGFKEAAKKSNPVLLEPIMKLEVIVPEENMGEVIGDLNRRRGIVQNMSTKNNVKIIQSLVPLSEMFGYVTVLRTLSSGRGTSVMEFSHYDTVPSNVINGIIIETRNKKEKK; from the coding sequence ATGGAAAAAGACTTAAAATACACAAGAAATATAGGAATTGCAGCACATATTGATGCAGGAAAAACAACTACCACAGAAAGAATTTTATTTTATACAGGAATAAATCATAAAATAGGAGAAGTTCATGATGGAGCAGCCACTATGGATTGGATGCAGCAAGAACAAGAACGTGGAATAACTATAACTTCTGCAGCTACATGTTGCGAATGGATATATAATAATAAAAAATATCAGATTAATATTATAGATACCCCAGGTCATGTAGATTTTACTGTAGAAGTAGAACGATCAATGAGAGTTTTAGATGGAATGGTAGTTTTATTTAGTGCAGTTGATGGTGTTGAACCTCAATCTGAAACTGTATGGAGACAAGCAGATAAATACGGAATCCCTAGGATAGCTTTTGTTAATAAAATGGATAGACAAGGTGCTGATTTTTTTAATGTTTGTTCTCAAATAAAAAAAATTTTAGGAGCCAGTTCAGTCCCATTGCAACTTCCTATTGGAAGTGGAGATAATTTTATAGGAGTGGTAGATTTAATAACGAATAAGGCTATAATATGGGATGAAAAAAATTATGGAATGACGTATAAAAATCATCCTATTCCAGAAGAAATGAAAAATATAGTCAATGATTACCATAATCAACTTATTGAAACTTTATCCGAACATGATGATGTTATAATGGAAAAGTTTTTGTACAATAATTATCCTATATCAGAGGACGATATTATTCATTCTTTGCAGAAGAATACAATAAAAATGAAAGTAATTCCTATTCTATGTGGTTCTTCTTTTAAAAACAAAGGAGTCCAAGCTATATTAGATGCTATATGCAGATATTTGCCTTCTCCTTTAGAAGTTAAAGATATAGTGGGCATACACCCTATCAGTGAAAAAAAAGAGATAAGAAAACCCAATGAAAATGAACCTTTTTCTGCTTTAGCTTTCAAAATAGCAAGTGATCCTTTTGTAGGCCGTTTAGCTTTTTTCAGAGTTTATTCTGGAAAAATTAAATCTGGATCTTACAGTTTTAATGCAAGATCTGGAAATAAAGAACGTATTTCTAGAATATATCAAATGCATGCAAACAAACAAAATCCAATAGAAAAAATTGGAGCTGGGGATATAGCAGCGGTAGTTGGTTTTAAAGATATTAAAACAGGTGATACTTTATGTGATGAAAAACATCCAATTTTATTAGAAAATATATTGTTTCCTGATCCAGTTATAGGTTTAGCTATTGAACCTAAATTTAAATCTGATATTGATAAAATGACTTTAGCTTTATCTAAATTAATGGAGGAAGATCCTACTTTTCAAGTTAGGACGGATGATTATACAGGTCAAACTATTATTTCTGGAATGGGAGAACTCCATTTGGAAATTATTGTAGATCGTATGAAGAGAGAATTCAAAGTTGAAGTGAATCAAGGAAAACCTAAAGTAGAGTATAAAGAAGCTTTAACAAATTTGGTAGAACATAGAGAAATTTATAAGAAACAAACAGGTGGTAGGGGAAAGTATGCAGATATATTATTTAAATTAGAACCTGGAGATATAGGAAAATCTGGATTGATATTTATCAATAAAATAAAAGGAGGAAGCATTCCAAAAGAATACATCCCTTCCATAGAAAAAGGATGTAAAGAAATGATGAAAAATGGGCCTTTATCTGGATATGAAATAGATAGCGCTAAAGTAACTATTCTGGATGGTTCTTATCATTCTGTTGATTCTGATCAACTTTCTTTTGAAATAGCAGGAAAATTAGGTTTTAAAGAAGCCGCTAAAAAATCTAATCCTGTTTTATTAGAACCAATTATGAAATTAGAAGTAATTGTTCCAGAAGAAAACATGGGTGAAGTAATAGGAGATTTAAATCGTAGAAGAGGAATAGTTCAAAATATGAGTACAAAAAATAATGTAAAGATAATTCAATCTTTGGTTCCATTATCTGAAATGTTTGGATATGTAACAGTTTTACGAACACTTTCTTCCGGAAGAGGAACTTCTGTAATGGAATTTTCTCACTATGATACGGTTCCTTCCAATGTAATCAATGGTATTATTATAGAAACCCGTAATAAAAAAGAAAAAAAATAA
- the rpsG gene encoding 30S ribosomal protein S7, with translation MRKVKKKEKVYFPDPKFNDPLVTRFVNHLMKNGKKNVAYRIFYNAMKKIDLIKEKEEKSALEICKNGLKNVMPHVEVRTRRMGGSNIQIPVPISSNSKMTKAIKLLISCASIRNEKTMANKLASEIWDAFQEQGEAIKRKENIHKMAESNKAFSHFRF, from the coding sequence ATGAGAAAAGTAAAAAAGAAAGAGAAAGTATATTTTCCAGATCCAAAATTCAACGATCCACTTGTTACACGTTTTGTCAATCATTTAATGAAAAATGGAAAAAAAAACGTGGCATATAGAATATTTTATAATGCTATGAAAAAAATAGATTTAATAAAAGAAAAAGAAGAAAAATCAGCATTAGAAATATGTAAAAATGGATTAAAAAATGTAATGCCTCATGTTGAAGTAAGAACTCGTCGCATGGGGGGGTCTAATATTCAGATTCCTGTTCCTATTTCTTCTAATAGTAAAATGACAAAAGCAATAAAATTGTTGATATCTTGCGCTTCTATTAGAAACGAAAAGACTATGGCAAATAAGTTAGCTTCTGAAATATGGGATGCTTTTCAAGAACAAGGAGAAGCTATTAAAAGAAAAGAAAACATTCACAAAATGGCTGAATCCAATAAAGCTTTTTCGCATTTTAGATTTTAG
- the rplP gene encoding 50S ribosomal protein L16 has translation MLQPKKTKYKKKQKGRIRGNSKKGIFLSRGLYGIKALEGGWITSKQLEAARVAATRHMKREGKLWINIFPDKPATKKPQEVRMGKGKGPVEYWVSVVKPGRILFEIDGVEMNEAKEALRLASQKLPIKMKFIFSNEIKL, from the coding sequence ATGTTACAACCAAAAAAAACAAAATACAAAAAAAAACAAAAAGGAAGGATTCGTGGAAATTCCAAGAAAGGGATTTTTCTTTCTAGAGGGTTATATGGAATAAAAGCTTTAGAAGGAGGCTGGATCACTTCGAAACAGTTAGAAGCTGCACGAGTAGCTGCTACTAGACATATGAAAAGAGAAGGAAAATTATGGATTAATATATTTCCAGACAAACCTGCTACTAAGAAACCTCAAGAAGTACGTATGGGAAAAGGAAAAGGACCTGTTGAATATTGGGTCTCTGTAGTGAAACCTGGAAGAATTTTGTTCGAAATCGATGGGGTGGAAATGAATGAGGCTAAAGAAGCTTTAAGATTAGCTTCTCAAAAGCTTCCTATTAAAATGAAATTTATTTTTTCTAATGAAATTAAATTATGA
- the rpsJ gene encoding 30S ribosomal protein S10 has translation MGHDIKIKLKSYDYNLLDKSAERIVNSVLPTGVVLNGPVPLPTEKKIFTVLRSPHVNKKSREQFFLPTHKRLLQIHNASSKTVDALMKLELPSGVEAEIKV, from the coding sequence ATGGGGCATGATATAAAAATTAAATTAAAATCTTATGATTATAATTTGTTAGATAAATCAGCTGAAAGAATTGTTAATTCAGTCCTTCCTACGGGAGTTGTATTGAATGGACCCGTTCCTTTACCTACTGAAAAAAAAATATTTACAGTATTACGTTCTCCACATGTAAATAAAAAATCAAGAGAACAATTCTTTCTTCCTACTCATAAAAGACTTTTACAAATTCATAATGCCTCATCCAAAACAGTAGATGCATTAATGAAATTAGAGTTGCCTAGTGGAGTTGAAGCGGAAATAAAAGTGTAA
- the rplX gene encoding 50S ribosomal protein L24 → MKKIKKEDKVLVLSGNYKGSQGVVLRVFPKKNKAIVHNLNMVKRHSKPSLKNPKGEIKKKEAPIHISNLQKVKEKE, encoded by the coding sequence ATGAAAAAAATAAAAAAAGAAGACAAAGTCTTGGTTTTATCAGGAAATTATAAAGGTAGTCAAGGTGTTGTTTTAAGAGTTTTTCCCAAAAAAAATAAAGCTATTGTACATAATTTAAATATGGTAAAGAGACACTCAAAACCTAGTTTGAAAAACCCTAAAGGAGAAATTAAAAAGAAAGAAGCTCCAATTCATATATCCAACTTACAAAAAGTTAAAGAAAAAGAATGA
- the rpsH gene encoding 30S ribosomal protein S8 has product MCMDPIADFLTRIRNASLAKHRFLEVPSSKIKKEIANVLLKDGYILSYKIEKDKKTIKIALKYSQEETSVIQKIVRISKPGLRKYCKYKKLPRVLNGLGIAIISTSNGVITDKQARKKRIGGEILCYVY; this is encoded by the coding sequence ATTTGTATGGATCCAATTGCTGATTTTTTAACTAGAATTAGAAATGCTAGTTTAGCAAAACATAGATTTTTAGAAGTTCCTTCTTCTAAAATAAAAAAAGAAATTGCTAATGTTTTATTAAAGGATGGGTATATTTTGAGTTATAAAATAGAAAAGGATAAAAAAACTATTAAAATAGCTTTAAAATATTCTCAAGAGGAAACTTCTGTTATTCAAAAAATAGTTAGAATAAGTAAACCAGGTCTTAGAAAATATTGCAAATATAAAAAATTACCTCGTGTGTTAAATGGGTTAGGAATTGCAATAATTTCCACTTCTAATGGAGTCATAACAGATAAACAAGCAAGAAAAAAAAGAATAGGGGGAGAAATTTTGTGTTATGTGTATTGA
- the rpsL gene encoding 30S ribosomal protein S12: MPTIQQLIRKGRTSVSKKRKSIALEFCPQKRGVCTRVYTTTPKKPNSAMRKVARVRFTNGREVISYITGEGHNLQEHSIVLVKGGRVKDLPGVKYKIVRGARDTAGVSGRKKSRSKYGAKLAKKD, translated from the coding sequence ATGCCTACTATACAACAATTAATTAGAAAAGGTCGTACTTCTGTTTCCAAAAAAAGGAAATCAATTGCATTGGAATTTTGTCCTCAAAAAAGAGGAGTTTGTACTAGGGTTTACACTACAACTCCAAAAAAACCAAATTCAGCTATGCGAAAAGTGGCTCGTGTTCGTTTTACAAATGGAAGAGAAGTTATTAGTTATATAACAGGAGAAGGCCATAATCTTCAAGAACATTCAATCGTATTAGTTAAAGGGGGGAGAGTGAAAGATTTACCAGGAGTAAAGTACAAAATCGTTCGAGGTGCTCGTGATACAGCTGGAGTGAGTGGAAGAAAAAAAAGTAGAAGTAAATATGGAGCTAAATTAGCTAAAAAAGATTGA
- the rplN gene encoding 50S ribosomal protein L14, producing MLQQESICKVSDNTGAKEALIIRVLGGTKKRYASLGDSIVVTIKASVSGGSTVKKGQVSKAVVIRTKNKTRRKDGSYISFDDNACVLINASGEMIGTRVFGPVARELREKEYMKIISLAQEVL from the coding sequence ATGTTACAACAAGAGTCTATTTGTAAAGTATCGGATAATACAGGGGCTAAAGAAGCTTTGATTATTAGAGTACTAGGAGGAACAAAAAAAAGATATGCTTCTCTAGGAGATTCTATAGTTGTTACTATAAAAGCATCTGTTTCCGGAGGAAGTACAGTAAAAAAAGGTCAAGTATCTAAGGCTGTGGTTATTAGAACAAAAAATAAAACAAGGAGAAAAGATGGATCTTACATAAGTTTTGATGATAATGCTTGTGTATTAATTAATGCTTCTGGAGAAATGATAGGAACAAGGGTTTTTGGTCCTGTAGCAAGAGAACTTAGAGAAAAAGAATATATGAAAATAATATCTTTAGCACAAGAAGTTTTGTAA
- the rpsC gene encoding 30S ribosomal protein S3, with the protein MGQKTNPIVNRLGIIMGWQSSWCNNYKDRIQEDFKVRRYIEARLPKGIVSRIFIERTLKFITITIRTSRPALVIGKGGDEVDTIRKELKKLTKKEVQINISEVKRPELDAPLVSKGLVRQLENRISYKKVIKLSIFSAMRMNAQGIRIQISGRLNGSEMARCEIYKEGRISLGTFRADVDYHMAVAHTVYGSIGIKVWIMKGEVYGKRELSPLLGGIQKKQRANKTFHRKKK; encoded by the coding sequence ATGGGACAAAAAACAAATCCAATAGTTAACCGTCTTGGAATCATTATGGGCTGGCAATCTAGCTGGTGTAATAATTATAAAGATAGAATACAGGAGGATTTTAAAGTAAGAAGATATATAGAAGCTAGATTACCAAAAGGTATAGTTTCTCGTATTTTCATTGAAAGAACTTTGAAATTTATTACTATCACTATTCGTACATCACGACCAGCTCTTGTTATAGGAAAAGGAGGAGATGAAGTAGATACAATTAGGAAAGAATTAAAAAAACTTACTAAAAAAGAAGTTCAAATTAATATATCTGAAGTTAAACGTCCTGAATTAGATGCTCCATTAGTATCTAAAGGTTTAGTTAGACAATTAGAAAATAGAATTTCTTATAAAAAAGTAATTAAGTTATCTATTTTTTCTGCTATGAGAATGAATGCTCAAGGAATAAGAATTCAGATTTCAGGTAGACTTAATGGATCAGAAATGGCTAGATGTGAAATCTATAAAGAAGGGAGAATTTCTCTCGGAACTTTTCGTGCTGATGTAGATTATCATATGGCAGTAGCTCATACTGTTTATGGAAGTATAGGGATTAAAGTATGGATTATGAAAGGAGAGGTCTATGGAAAAAGAGAATTATCTCCTTTATTAGGAGGAATACAAAAAAAACAAAGAGCAAATAAAACCTTTCACAGGAAAAAAAAATAG
- the rplE gene encoding 50S ribosomal protein L5 — protein MIYQSRLQELYKKEILSKLIKKFGYKSIMEVPKLKKIVVHQGIGLSVVDKKIIDFSIKEITDITGQKAIFCYSKHDESGFKLRKGMPIGVKVTLRKVKMFEFLERLIVVYLPRVRDFNGVKKSSFDGHGNYNMGITEQVIYPEINIDKIKKNMGMNITFVTSSKNDAGAKSLLSFFGIPFNNK, from the coding sequence ATGATTTATCAATCTAGGTTGCAAGAATTGTATAAAAAAGAAATACTTTCGAAGTTAATCAAAAAGTTTGGATACAAATCTATTATGGAGGTTCCTAAATTAAAAAAAATAGTGGTTCATCAAGGAATTGGTTTATCTGTTGTAGATAAAAAAATAATAGATTTTTCTATAAAAGAGATAACAGATATAACAGGACAAAAAGCTATTTTTTGTTATTCTAAACATGATGAATCTGGCTTTAAGCTCAGAAAGGGAATGCCTATAGGAGTAAAAGTTACTTTACGAAAAGTAAAAATGTTTGAATTTTTAGAAAGACTTATTGTTGTTTATTTACCTAGAGTAAGAGATTTTAATGGGGTAAAAAAGAGTAGTTTCGATGGTCATGGAAATTATAATATGGGAATTACAGAACAAGTGATTTATCCTGAAATAAATATTGATAAAATTAAAAAAAATATGGGAATGAATATTACATTTGTAACTTCTTCTAAAAATGATGCAGGAGCTAAAAGTCTTTTATCTTTTTTTGGAATCCCTTTTAATAACAAATAA
- the rplW gene encoding 50S ribosomal protein L23, with translation MILIKPFFTEKFTKNNNSYILSVDINCNKIQIKKKIQKKFGVSVKNVRTMIYPRKDKSKYTKKGFLYGKTNRIKKAVIQLKENQKIDFFNKKEV, from the coding sequence ATGATTTTGATTAAGCCTTTTTTTACAGAAAAGTTTACTAAAAACAATAATAGTTATATTTTATCTGTAGATATTAATTGTAATAAAATTCAAATCAAGAAAAAAATTCAAAAAAAATTTGGGGTTTCTGTAAAAAATGTTAGAACTATGATCTATCCTAGAAAGGATAAATCTAAATATACTAAAAAAGGATTTCTTTATGGAAAAACCAATAGAATAAAAAAAGCTGTTATTCAACTTAAAGAAAATCAAAAAATTGATTTTTTTAATAAAAAAGAAGTCTAG
- the rpsS gene encoding 30S ribosomal protein S19: MARSLKKGPYVSIKLQKKVLKNLKLEKKTIIKTWSRPSTILPDFVGQTFAVHNGKQFVNVYVTENMIGHKLGEFAPTRTFRGHSGSKNKLKGKN; encoded by the coding sequence ATGGCAAGATCTTTAAAAAAAGGCCCGTATGTATCAATAAAATTGCAAAAAAAAGTATTAAAAAATCTGAAGTTAGAAAAAAAAACTATTATTAAAACTTGGTCTAGACCATCGACTATTTTACCAGATTTCGTTGGACAAACATTCGCTGTTCATAATGGAAAACAATTTGTAAATGTATATGTTACTGAAAATATGATTGGACATAAATTGGGTGAATTTGCTCCTACTCGCACTTTTAGAGGGCATTCTGGTTCCAAGAATAAATTGAAAGGAAAAAATTAA
- the rplB gene encoding 50S ribosomal protein L2, whose protein sequence is MSIRKLKPITPGQRFRIKNRFDQVTNNNPEKTLVKGKCKSGGRNNTGRMTMRYIGGGHKKKYRIIDFKRRKFGIPAVIKSIEYDPNRSSLIALLHYKDGEKRYIVAIDGLKIGQEVISGKKIPFHMGNSTFLSEIPLGTNVSCIELRPGQGAKIARSAGSFAQLFAKDEKYVTIKLPSGEMRMIMKTCMATIGVVSNTDHQLETYGKAGKKRHFGKRPRTRGVAMNPVDHPMGGGEGKSSGGIPRSRKGLPSKGFRTRSKKKYSNKYILQRRKK, encoded by the coding sequence GTGTCAATTAGAAAGTTAAAACCTATTACACCTGGTCAACGTTTCAGAATAAAAAATCGTTTTGATCAAGTAACAAATAATAATCCTGAAAAAACCTTAGTTAAAGGAAAATGCAAATCTGGAGGAAGAAATAATACTGGAAGAATGACCATGCGTTATATTGGAGGTGGGCATAAAAAAAAGTATAGAATAATAGATTTTAAAAGAAGAAAATTTGGAATACCTGCGGTAATAAAATCTATAGAATATGATCCGAATAGATCTTCTTTAATTGCTTTACTTCATTACAAAGATGGAGAAAAAAGATACATTGTAGCTATAGATGGATTAAAAATAGGTCAAGAAGTTATTTCTGGAAAAAAAATCCCTTTTCATATGGGGAATTCTACTTTTTTGAGTGAGATCCCGTTAGGAACTAATGTCTCTTGTATAGAACTTAGACCTGGTCAGGGAGCAAAAATAGCAAGAAGTGCAGGTTCTTTTGCTCAATTATTTGCAAAAGATGAAAAATATGTTACAATTAAACTTCCTTCTGGAGAAATGAGAATGATTATGAAGACTTGCATGGCAACCATTGGAGTTGTCTCTAACACGGATCATCAGTTAGAAACATATGGAAAAGCAGGAAAAAAAAGACATTTTGGAAAAAGACCTAGAACTAGAGGAGTGGCAATGAATCCTGTAGATCATCCAATGGGAGGTGGAGAAGGAAAATCCTCTGGAGGAATCCCTAGAAGCAGAAAAGGATTACCTTCTAAAGGATTTAGAACTCGTTCTAAAAAAAAATATTCTAACAAATATATTTTACAAAGGAGAAAAAAATAA
- a CDS encoding large ribosomal subunit protein uL22: protein MKQETSVVSASLNGVRTSPRKMRLIANLIRNKEIQIALDILTYSHKRRISLLFKKLLLSLLSNWKKKYDESYSEKEYLLYIKEIRVNQGKTLKRIRPVPQGRGHRIRKRSSNVLVFLEKKKEM, encoded by the coding sequence ATGAAACAAGAAACTAGTGTAGTTTCAGCTTCTTTGAATGGAGTTAGGACATCTCCAAGAAAAATGAGATTAATAGCAAATTTAATTCGAAATAAAGAAATCCAAATAGCTTTGGATATATTAACATATAGTCATAAAAGAAGAATATCTCTTCTTTTTAAGAAATTACTTCTTTCTTTATTATCTAATTGGAAAAAAAAATATGATGAATCTTATTCTGAAAAAGAGTATTTGTTATATATAAAGGAAATTAGAGTCAATCAAGGAAAAACCTTAAAAAGGATACGTCCTGTTCCTCAAGGAAGAGGTCATAGAATTAGAAAAAGGTCAAGTAACGTTCTCGTTTTTTTAGAAAAAAAAAAAGAAATGTAA
- the rpsQ gene encoding 30S ribosomal protein S17 → MIIEHKKSIIRNKRKQRQGTVISDNMDKTIVVSEVKKMKHRYYGKSIIKKKKYMVHDEKNVSKNGDKVSIMEIRPISRKKCWRLVSILEKSK, encoded by the coding sequence ATGATAATAGAGCATAAAAAATCCATTATTCGTAATAAAAGGAAACAAAGACAAGGAACTGTTATAAGTGATAATATGGATAAAACTATTGTAGTCTCTGAAGTAAAAAAAATGAAACACAGATATTATGGTAAAAGTATTATAAAGAAAAAAAAATATATGGTTCATGATGAGAAAAATGTTTCTAAAAATGGAGACAAAGTTAGTATTATGGAAATTCGTCCTATAAGTAGAAAAAAATGTTGGAGATTAGTATCCATATTGGAGAAATCCAAATAA
- the rplD gene encoding 50S ribosomal protein L4, which translates to MELKILDIKGNFTDKKVEFNEKIFSKKSYDHSIYLEVKRYLSSQRQGTHKSKERGELSGSNRKLHRQKGTGGSRKGNIKNPIFRGGGRVFGPKPRKYLIKLNKSTKNKVKKFIIEQKLIQNKIKIIENIKLNIPKTKFVLELLKSLQLKDKKLLMVLGEKNKNLYLSSRNLDNFKLLNVNELDCFSLLNFPNVILSENSIKKIHEFLSI; encoded by the coding sequence ATGGAATTAAAAATTCTAGATATAAAGGGAAATTTCACTGATAAAAAAGTGGAATTTAATGAAAAAATTTTTTCAAAAAAATCTTACGATCATTCTATATATTTAGAAGTAAAAAGATATTTGTCATCCCAACGTCAAGGGACACATAAATCTAAAGAAAGAGGAGAGTTATCTGGTAGTAATAGAAAATTACATAGACAAAAAGGGACCGGTGGTTCTAGAAAAGGAAACATTAAGAATCCTATTTTTAGAGGAGGAGGAAGAGTATTTGGTCCAAAACCCAGAAAATATTTAATTAAATTAAATAAAAGCACCAAAAATAAGGTAAAAAAGTTCATTATTGAACAAAAATTAATACAAAACAAAATCAAAATTATAGAAAATATTAAACTGAATATTCCAAAAACTAAATTTGTTTTAGAATTATTAAAATCACTACAGTTAAAAGATAAAAAATTATTAATGGTTCTTGGAGAAAAAAATAAAAATTTATATTTGTCTTCTCGGAATTTAGATAATTTTAAATTATTAAATGTGAATGAACTGGATTGTTTTTCCCTATTAAATTTTCCAAATGTCATTCTCTCTGAGAATTCAATAAAAAAAATTCACGAGTTTTTATCTATATAA